The nucleotide window ACAAGCGTAAAAGTCCGTCGTTTAAAGCTTCTTTAATTGATGTCGTATCCACTAACTCGCCACGTGAAAAGTTTAATAGTACCGCATTATCTTTCACAAGTGAGAGTGTATCCGCGTTAAACATTCCACGGGTTTTATCTGTCAAAGGTACGTGAACAGTTAGATAATCACATGTCGCAAGTACTTCTTCTATCGTCATTGCTCGTTCTACTTCTTTAGAAATCCTCCATGCGGTATCTACCGAAACGAAAGGATCATAACCAACTACATCCATGCCAAGAGCAAGAGCATCGTTGGCAACTAATGCACCGATTGCGCCTAAACCGATAATTCCAAGTTTTTTGCCCGCAAGTTCTGTTCCTGCGAAAGCTTTTTTGCCCGCTTCCACTTTTTGCTCAACATCATCAGCGGCAGGTAATTCTTTCACCCATTCTGTTCCTTCTAAAATCGGCCTAGCAGAAACGAATAAGCTTGCGAGCACTAATTCTTTTACAGCATTCGCATTGGCACCTGGTGTGTTAAATACAACTATTCCTTTTTCAGAGCAACTTTCTACCGGAATATTATTAACCCCCGCTCCAGCTCTAGCAACAGCTTTCACCGTATCTGGGAAATCAAAATCGTGTAGATTATAACTACGTAGTAAAATCCCATCTGCCGGTTGA belongs to Listeria ivanovii subsp. ivanovii and includes:
- a CDS encoding phosphoglycerate dehydrogenase; this translates as MFNIQTFNAIAKEGLKTFDLEKYVIDANQPADGILLRSYNLHDFDFPDTVKAVARAGAGVNNIPVESCSEKGIVVFNTPGANANAVKELVLASLFVSARPILEGTEWVKELPAADDVEQKVEAGKKAFAGTELAGKKLGIIGLGAIGALVANDALALGMDVVGYDPFVSVDTAWRISKEVERAMTIEEVLATCDYLTVHVPLTDKTRGMFNADTLSLVKDNAVLLNFSRGELVDTTSIKEALNDGLLRLYITDFATKELLGHKKVHVFPHLGASTEEAETNCAKMAAKELQAYLETGSIKNSVNYPNVEMLYNGHPRIGICHQNIPNMVGQITTELGKYSLNILDMTNRSKNEYAYTLIDIDKETPANLEQLKRDLLAVQGVLRVRVIEPLGVTV